The Cryptomeria japonica chromosome 9, Sugi_1.0, whole genome shotgun sequence DNA segment CTAGAGTTCTTTGACCAAGGGGTGGTGGGATGGACTCACCCAATCTAGAGCAAGGGTTGGGGGGCATTGTTCATGGTCCAACACACGTCCAATTTTTGTAAGACCTTACCCCGCATATCATGGGAAAACTAACAAAACAAAAGGATGTGGGGAATGGACTCTTTCTCTTTCTTACAAAGAACACATATGTTTAGGAGTTGAAATCCCCATTTAATGAGATTATCCTAGGTGAGAACCTTATTATACATCACCATCCACTAGCAGAAGTTAGTTTTTGGGAGTTGGGGGTTCCAAACTTTCCTCTAAAGTTCCATGGAAGTACCCATATTTAACAGTAGATTTTTAGCCGATTTGATCGAGAAGTTGCCTTTTGGATTTTTAGTCTAGGCAAACTTGTCCTCCCTTATGAAGAGTAGAATTCTAGTTCTCTAAATGAATTGTTGCAACAAGGAAGCTAATTGAATTAGGTGTGGTTGATTTTGACAGCATTGCATTAAGTCTGTCCATGATCTGTGTCATGAAATGTAGTTTATAACTTGAGATCCAAAGAAAGCTTGCACCCTTTCCttaatgtctttgaagttggggTGCACAACCAGGGGCAAATCCCCAACCATTTGTCCTCCCAAAAACAAATGTTCAGACCATCTTCGATTTACTACATTAGGCCCATTGCAATCAAACCTCTGCTTTTCAGgatattgttccaaattttggagTCGCTTGGAAATCTTGTGGTGGAGAAATCTTTCTAGAATTTTCTTGAGTTAAGGTACTTAGGACTCATTAAACTACACCATTAAATTTTGTGCAATGAGAGAATCTATCCCAATTTGGATAGGAGGGCTTTGTTGAGGAGGTTGTTTCTCCTTAAACCCAAACCTTCAAACTTCTTAGGGCGACACACCATGTCCCAGTTAATTGTAGCCATTCTTTTCTTGTCCGCAGTCCCCATCCATAAGAAATTTATTTGGATTGTCTTGAAATTTTTGACTATGGTGGCAGGAATTTTGAAAAGGGAAAGGAAGTAGACTAGGATACCCTGTAGAGAGGGCACCAAGAGTTGTAATTTCACAACACTACTTAATAGATTTCCTTTCCACCCCACAAGCTTCCTTTGTAGCCTCTCCAATAGTGAATTTTAGAAAGAAGGGGTCATCTCTTTAATAGTTAGAGGTAGGCCCAAATAGACCCTCGGGAGGGTCGCGCTTTGACAACCTAATATAAGTATAGTATTGTTGTGAAGCCTAGCCTCCATGTGAAATAAGTAGATATTGCTCATCTCATAATTTATATATTGTCTCGAGACATTGGCGTATTGGTTTaggaacaattttcatcttgtaGCCTCAACAATTGAGATTGCACCAaacaaaatggtatcatcaacaaattgttattGAACAAAGGGTGGTACTATAGAAGACCCCTTAACACATTGCAAAATGCTATTTTCTATCATACTTAGGAAATTCCTCCCCAAAACTTCAACCAACATAATGGATAGGTAAGGATGGTCTCCTTGCCTTAACCCTTTTTCAACACTAAAGAAACCCATGCTAGGGGCTCCATTAACTAGGATAGAGAACTTGCCTGTAGTAATGCATTCCTTAATCAGACCTATCAGATTATCTTGAAATCCCATCTTCCTAAACACTTTGAAGAGAAAACCCCATCTAACTCtgtcataagccttggagatgtcaagTTTGAGAACCATTCTCAGGAAGTGGCATCTGTCCATTGAATGAATAATCTCATGTGTTGAAATTGTTGCATCAAGGATTTGTCTCCCTGGGACAAACCCAATCTGGCTCCCGTTAATAATTTTGTCAAGTATTGGTTTGATTATATTGACCGAAACTTTAGAGAAGATCTTATAGACTATGTTGcataggctaataggtctgaaGTTTGACAGGTGCAAAGGGTCTGAGACTTTGGGAAGTAGAGCAGaattattcatttttttaaagATCTTCGTAGTGTGAAAGAAGTCCCTAGATGCCATTGTTATGTCGTAACCCACAATGCTcccaaattcttgaaagaatgttagGTGAAAGCCATCTGGTCTTGGTGCCTTGAACAAGCCCATTGAGAAAGTAGCATACCTAACCTCCTCCTTAGTAACTAGTACCATAATTTGAGCATTGCTAGTCTAAGTTAGGGTCCTAGGCACACAATTTAACATTTGTTCATCTAGGCCAGGAACAATGTCCATTTGTCCCTCTCCGTAAGCATTGTAAAAGTACCTAGAAGCTATCTCCCCCAACTGGAGGTCATCAGTAAAAGTTTGATTTGATTGTTATTTTGAATgttgattttcattttcagataTAAAATAACATGAAGTTTTTTAAATCAAAGAAAttgaatttatatttaaaaaataaattttcagTGTTGTTGATTTACTTATTTTATGACATTTAATGTTAAATTAATCTGTAAACATACTTAATTATAAAAGTTTTGAAAATTTTTGTTTCTAATTTTAGTTTTAAGATATTtggataaaattttaaattttataatttaatcaCACTTGCTCTCTTGTATGGGGTTGAGGTTTAGTCCTTATAAAAACAAATTGAGACAAAATAAAGAAAGTTCTTATCTTTGATCAGGGGCTCTAGACATCTACATGTCAAATGGTTGGTTTTCATTCTATCGTTTGAGAACCCCATGAGAACCTGCCCTAAttcatttggactaaaaactaaaaACGCGATGGGGTTGATTCATATACCACGTTTGAGAATTCAGGAGACGCAAACGATGTTGCATATGCTTTAACAGTAATCACCCTCGATGCTTTGGTCATTCAATGCCATCTATTGCCCATCTCAGAACACTCTGTAGTGTGGGCCGCTTGAAAGAGGCAATACATATTCTGCTTACTGCAATTAATCATCCTGTAGATTATTCCACTTATCTTCAACTATTGCAGATCTGTATTTCCTAAAATGCTCTACCAGAAGCAAAGCTCATTCACTCTCACATCACTGAAAGGGGTTTCAAATTTGCCAGACATACTTCTTTACAGAATAAGCTTATCAATACGTATGACAAGTGCGAAAGGTTGAAGGATGCTTGCAATGTTTTCGAGAACATAAATGAGCCCAATGTCTCCTCATGGAATACCATAATTGCAGCTTACAGAAGACATGGCTTTCCTCAACAGGCATTGACATTGTTTCACCAAATGTAAGGAACAAACATCCACCCTAATAACTTCACCTTTGCCACTGTTCTTCCAGCCTGCGCTTAGATGGGAGCTTTGGAATTGGGTTTGGAGATCCATTTAAGGATAATAGAAAGTGGGTTTTTCTCAGATGTTGTACTTGTGACTGctctgatagacatgtatgcaaaatgtggaatgaTATACAAGgcgcgtgaactgtttgacaaaatgcctgaacGAAATGTGGTGTCTTTGAATGCAATAATTGTAGGTTATACACAAACTGGGCTTGTTGAAGAAGCTCTGGAGGTTTTTAAAGAAAACTCAGGTTGCAGGGGTAGAACCCGACTCTTACTCCTTTGCCAGCATAAAACCAGCTTGTGCGAAAGTTGGATATTTGGAACAGGGTAAGGAAATCCATCGAAAAATAATTGAAGATGGAttttggtcaggtgttgttgttgCGAATGCTttaatagacatgtatgcaaaatgtgaaagcatAGAAAAAGCACTCAAATTGTTTGAGAAAATGCCTCAACGTGATGCAATTTCATTCAATGCAATTATTGCTGGTTGTGCCCATAATGGTGCCCTTGATGAGGCTTTAAGGTTTTTGGAAGAAATACCTCACCCGAACATTGTGACATGGACTACAATTACAGCCGGATGTGCACAATATGGGTTTGTTGAAAAAGCTTTAGTTCTTTTTAAGAAAATGCAATTGTTCGGTATGATACCCAGCTctgcaacctttgccagcatccttcccgcgtgtgccaaaatgggagctctgGAGCAGGGTATGGAAATCCATGAAAGGATAATTGAGCACGGATTTTTTTCAGATGTGGAAGTCGTGACTGCCCttgtagatatgtatgcaaaatgtggaaacatacaAAAGGCGcgagaattgtttgacaaaatgtctcagCAAAATGTGGTCTCTTGGAATGCAATGCTTGCAGGATATGTGCACAATGGTGTTCTGGACGAGGCTCTTAAGGCTTTTCAAAGAAATGCCTGAAAGAAACGTGGCCTCATGGAATGCAACTATCGCAGGATATGTACAAAATGGACTTGTTGAAGAGGCCTCGGAGAATTTTAAGCAAATGCTCTTGGTAGGTGTAGAGCCAAACCCAACAACCCTTAC contains these protein-coding regions:
- the LOC131077925 gene encoding pentatricopeptide repeat-containing protein At1g08070, chloroplastic, yielding MPSIAHLRTLCSVGRLKEAIHILLTAINHPNKLINTYDKCERLKDACNVFENINEPNVSSWNTIIAAYRRHGFPQQALTLFHQILRLDGSFGIGFGDPFKDNRKWVFLRCCTCDCSDRHVIHKLGLLKKLWRFLKKTQVAGVEPDSYSFASIKPACAKVGYLEQGKEIHRKIIEDGFWSGVVVANALIDMYAKCESIEKALKLFEKMPQRDAISFNAIIAGCAHNGALDEALRFLEEIPHPNIVTWTTITAGCAQYGFVEKALVLFKKMQLFGMIPSSATFASILPACAKMGALEQGMEIHERIIEHGFFSDVEVVTALVDMYAKCGNIQKARELFDKMSQQNVVSWNAMLAGYVHNGVLDEALKAFQRNA